In Desulfurispora thermophila DSM 16022, the genomic window TGGTGGCGCTCGGCCTGGGCATCTTCACTATTCTGGTCACGGTTTTTGCTAAAAAGATTAATAAAAACCTGCCCGGTGCTTTGCTTGGCATCATTTTCTCGGTAATCCTGGTCATGGCTTTAGGTCTGGACAAATATCACATCAAACTGGCCGGCAATATCCCGTCCGCCATTCCACCCTTTACCATGATCAACTTTGATCCGGCCACCATGGCCCAGCTGTTCAGCGGCGCACTGACCATAGCCATTATCGGTCTTGTGGAGGCGGTTTCCATATCCAAGGCCATTGCTGCCCAAACCCAGCAGAAGATTGATTCCAACCAGGAGTTCATCGGCCAGGGCATTGCCAACATGGGCGGCGCTTTCCTGAGCTGTTTCGCCGGTTCCGGTTCTTTTACCCGCTCGGCGGTCACCTTCCAGAACGGCGGCCGCACCAGGCTGGCTAACATTTTATCCGGTGTGGTAGTCCTGATCATCCTTTTCTTCCTGGCCCCCTATGCCAAATACATTCCCAACGCCAGTCTGGCCGGGGTAATCATGGTGGTAGCCTACTCCATGATTGATAAAAAAGCTGTGGCCAAGGTCTTTAAAGCCAACCGCAACGATGCCATTGTCATGCTGGTAACCTGTTTCACCACCATCCTGGCTCCCGAGCTGGAATATGCCATCTACGCTGGTATTGCCATCTCCATTTTGCTCTACCTGCGCGACACAGGCAGCGCCAGTGTGCGCAAGCTGGCTCCGGTGAACGGCGATCCCCTGAATCTGGTGGAAGCCGCCCCCACCGTAGCAGCAGGCAGCAACATCTCGGTCGTCCAGCTGGAAGGCAACCTGTATTTCGGCTCCTCGGCCGACCTGGAAGAAAAGCTGAACCAGGCCTATGATACTGGCAGCAAGGTATATGTCCTGCGCTTTAATGGAGTTACCGGCGCCGATGTCACCGCCCTGGAAGTGATTGAAAACTTCATCCACCGTGCCCTGAAGGAAAACCGTAAGGTGCTGATCTGCGATGTGCGACCTGCCATATTCAATACAATGCAAAAAATGCACATCGTGGATCTGGTGGGCAGAGAAAACATTTTCCTGAGCGAACAGGAAGTCATGGCCGCATCTTCCAAAGCGCTGGACAAAGCCAATGCCTGGTTGCGGGAGGAGCTGGACCTGAACCTGCTGGGCGGGCAGGAGAAAAGCATGGGCCAAACCGTTACAGTAAGTTAGTTGAACAACCGACTCTTCTGCTCAGCCAATAGTCCAAACAACCGCCGTAAGCTACCGGCGGTTGTTTTCTGTTTCTTCCAGCAGGTATTGCCGCATAAAAAAAGAATTTAAAATATTACCAAAACAAGAAAAAGCGTTAAAAGGTGAGTACTTGGCCATGCATATTTCTAACGATTGCCTGGATGAATTACAACTGTACCGCTGGATAATCAATAACATCGACGCCGGGATTGTAGCCATTGACAGCAATGAAAGGGTAATCCTAGCCAACCCGCGCGCTCTGGAGTTGCTCAATTTGCCCGGTGATTTTCCCATTCTGGGCAGGCAGTACAAAGAACTGCTCTCAGCTTGCGGTATCGCCAGTTCCGATTCACCTGTCCTGAAAGCTCTCCACCACGGCACTGCCTACCGGCGGGTAATGGTGCAGCGCCAGCAGCGCATATATGAAGCAGACATCATCCCCGTATACGATTCTTCCGGACGGGTAGC contains:
- a CDS encoding SulP family inorganic anion transporter, coding for MKSFIRYVPLIETLRNYKREDLRFDIIAALTVAVVALPQSMAYAMIAGVNPAYGLYTFIVLTILGSAFGSSHHLNTGPTNAIALLIAGYMSVYLGQDNFYGNLFLLTFMVGAIQFAMGVLNLGKLVNYVSHSVIVGFTAGAGVIIAMGQLNSLLGISLPKGKLSSLEKVIITFQHIDQTNMVALGLGIFTILVTVFAKKINKNLPGALLGIIFSVILVMALGLDKYHIKLAGNIPSAIPPFTMINFDPATMAQLFSGALTIAIIGLVEAVSISKAIAAQTQQKIDSNQEFIGQGIANMGGAFLSCFAGSGSFTRSAVTFQNGGRTRLANILSGVVVLIILFFLAPYAKYIPNASLAGVIMVVAYSMIDKKAVAKVFKANRNDAIVMLVTCFTTILAPELEYAIYAGIAISILLYLRDTGSASVRKLAPVNGDPLNLVEAAPTVAAGSNISVVQLEGNLYFGSSADLEEKLNQAYDTGSKVYVLRFNGVTGADVTALEVIENFIHRALKENRKVLICDVRPAIFNTMQKMHIVDLVGRENIFLSEQEVMAASSKALDKANAWLREELDLNLLGGQEKSMGQTVTVS